The Candidatus Delongbacteria bacterium genome segment GGGCCTGGGATTGGTTGAATTTTTATCTTTATGAGTTTCATTTTGGAGAATTGCACAATGGCAAGCATAAATTTTCAATCGTACTTCAAAGTGATTCAGGAGCATGGATTAATGATGCAGAAGAGAGAGATGTTCAGAAATTTGCAAATGCAGATATTAGTAAAACAAGATTGTTTTTTATTACTGGATCAAAAGATGAATGGAATATAAAAGATATGATTGATACTTTTGCAGATGCGAAAGAAGAAGTTCAATCAGAAAAAGACATCAATAATATGCTAGGGAAATCATATAATTTAGTCGATTTTTTTGATGAAGATTCAGTCAAGGCAAATTTGGATGATTTTGCAACATTCTGCAAAAGACATGAAATAAACATGTTCCCATAGTTTTTAATCCTCATACTTCTCCAAAATATCCCGAGCTTCCCGTTTCAGGATATCAATAACCGACTGAGGTTCAATAACATCCAGGTGCCAGCTATATTTCATCGTCCACCGGGCAAATTCCTGGATGTTATGAACTTTGAGAGTATATACAGGTTCTCCTTCATCCATAACATATTCCTGTGAGGAATGAAGAAGATTCCGTTGCATTTTTTCATGCAGGGATTCATCTACTATAAATCGGACCTCTCCGGTATAATCCTCTTTATCGCTGATAAACGTTCCCCATCTGCTGTCTATAAAGGCGAGTTTCTCAACAATCAGTTTCCGGTCAGAAAAAACATCTCTGGTTTTAATATCATCAATCTTGCTGATAACAAACGTCAGCATCTTTTCATATCCCTTATCCAGGCAGTAGCACTGCAAATACTGTGTCCCGTCGTTTGAGACAATTTTTAGCGGGATTATTTTATAGTTTTTATTTTCACCGTTTGCCTTGGTATAGGAGATTGAAAGTATCCGGTTTTGCACTAGAGCCTGAAGAAGCGCTTTCGTAATGGGATTATCAATGATTTCCGGTCGTTGTAACCTTGGAAGTAATTTAGCCAGAATCTCTCTGTTTAAAACAGGTTTGGAATTAAGTGATTCTCCGAAA includes the following:
- a CDS encoding WYL domain-containing protein, whose translation is MGNKFERMMRILSILSEYKWKTSGELADTLGVSDRSIKRYIQDINIPFEDIGIGLIESSKNGYRLRDTNFLDRLKGIDDQYTIAAINTSPFGESLNSKPVLNREILAKLLPRLQRPEIIDNPITKALLQALVQNRILSISYTKANGENKNYKIIPLKIVSNDGTQYLQCYCLDKGYEKMLTFVISKIDDIKTRDVFSDRKLIVEKLAFIDSRWGTFISDKEDYTGEVRFIVDESLHEKMQRNLLHSSQEYVMDEGEPVYTLKVHNIQEFARWTMKYSWHLDVIEPQSVIDILKREARDILEKYED